From the genome of Corallococcus macrosporus DSM 14697:
CGAGGATCTCCCGCACCGCCATGTGAGGCGCGTGCTGGCGGTCGTCGTGCGCCGAGTGGCCGTCTGCGCTTCGTTGGGCCGCGTGCCTGACGGGCGCTGAGGAGCCCTTCCTCGGTCAGCCCAATTCGCGTTTGGAGTCATGAGCGGAGCCGGGCCTTGCCCTGGCGCCGTGACGTGACTCGTCTGTTTGTCGCTTCGCCCGGTCGGCCTGCCGGCGACTCCCTCAATGCAATGCATTCACCCGCAGCCCGGCGCCCTGCCGGACTGAACGGGAAACCTCTGTCCTTTGCCCCCGCCGGGGCCTTCTCAGGAGACGTCGATGTCCATGCGCTGGGCCGTCGTGTTGCTGTTGGTGTTACCCGGAGCGGGATGGGCGGAAGAGATTGCCTATCCTGAAGACTACGTGGCCGAGGAGGACACCGCTCTCATTGAGCAAGAGGGAGACGCGCTACTCGAGCCCTCCGTGGACGAGGGAAACGCCCTGGTTGAAGAGGGGGACGCCCTGGTGGAGGAGGAGCCGGCTTCGTCCAGCTCGGGCTCTGGCTGGGCGAACCGGCTGAGCCTGGAGACCACGACATGGGCGCTGCTGCCTCGCCGTGGGGCAGGGACGGATGAAGGCTTCTTGCAGGTGCATCCGCGGCTGGAGGTCGTCAAGCCAGGCTTCCTCCAAGTCGAGCTGGGCGCTCCGGTGCGTCTACGCCTGTGGGGCGGAGAGGCGGGGGGCAGTCTGGTGCGCAAGGAGGACTGGGACGAGCTCTCCGACTGGGGCCAGGTGGTGCAGAACCTGATGGTGGGTGGCGACGCGCCGAACTTCGTGTGGGTGGGCGCCCTGGAGTCGTACACGCTGCTATCCGGGCACCTGGTGCGCCGCTACAACAACCGGGGCAACCCCGAATACCACCCGGCCGGCGCCGTGGTGACGGGCATGTTGAGGCCCTTGTACGTCGAGGCCTTCGCCTCGGATGTGCTGGGCGCGCGGCTGATGGGGGCGGAAGTCGTGCTGGACGTGCAGCACCTCCTCGTGGGCCGCCAGCCGTACCCCATGCAGTACACGCTGGCGCTGTCCGCGGTGCATGACTGGGGCAAGGCGGGAGGGACGTCGGAGCCGATGACGTTGGCCCACCTGGATGGGACGGCCATGCTCGTGCGGCGCCGCAATCCCGAGGGGGGCTTCGAGCTGCAGGCGAATGTGGGCTGGGGCGGGCGTCCCGGCGAGGGCGGCGCGTGTGGCGCGGTGGCGGGTCTGGGGGCTGAGTACCTGACCTCAAGGATGGACCTGCGAGCGCGCCTGGAGGGCCGCCTCCAGCGCGGAGGTTTCCGGCAGGGCGCCTTCGGCCCGGACTACGAGCTGGCGCGCTTCCAGGTGGCGGGCCCGACTGCCCTGCCGCAGGCGGACGCGCCTTTCTCGGACGGGTACTCGGCCTACGGCGAAGTGATTCTGAGCTGGGATGCGGAGAGCCTGAGCGTGCTGGGGCAGCGCCACTTCCGGCTGACGATGGGCACCGAGGTCTTCAATTGGGGCCGGGTAGACGTGGACGGCCGGCTGGAGACGCAGCTCTTCCACCGCAACCTCTCGGTGGGGGTGGGCGGCGTGGCGGTGGGCGCCGGCCAGCCAGGAGCGCGTTACCTCGCCTCGGCCGAGGCGCGATGGCGCTTCCTGGGTGGGAAGCTGTACGCGGTGGGGCAGGGGGGCACGCTGCTCTTCCCGACAGCGGAAGGGACGCTGCGGCCAGGCGCCTTCGCCTCCGTGGGGCTGGGGGTGGACAATGCGCGCTGAGCGGCCTTGGCGCAGCGGGTTTGGCGCGGCGCTGCTGGTGGCCCTCCTGGCCTCCGGGTGCGCCTCGTTGCCGGCGAGGCCGGGCCAGGCGGGCCGTGGTGCGGCCCTGGCCTTCAGTCCCCTCTCCGTGCCCTCCCAGGCGGCGAGGAGCGCGGCGACAGGTGTGTACCAGGGGGATGCGTCGGGCTCCGCGGATGGGACGCCAGAGCCGGCGCCGATGGGCTATCGGCGAGTGCCCACCGGCAATGCCGTCAACGGGAAGGGAGTGCGCGGCTCGGGCGGCGAGGGTGGTGCCTTCGTCTGTGGCGGCAAGGCCCTGCCTCCGGACTGGCCCCGTCTGACTCAAAGCCGGGAGGTGCTGGCGCCTTTCCTGGCGTGTGCCTCGCCCGCGGAGTTCGTGGCCATGCAGCGCGGGGTGGGGGACATGGGCGCGGTGGTGCAGTCCCTCACGGCCTGGGACGCTGTCCGGCTGGGCGCCCTGGGGCCGATGGACGAAGACGCCTCGGCCGTCCTCAGTCGCAAGCGCGCGGACTTCATCGTCACGGCCGTGGAGAAGTACGGCGTGCCGTATGCGGAGGTGTTCTCCCTCTTCGTCCTGCACTCGGCCTTCGACGACGAGCTGCGCGAGGTGGTGCAGCGACTCGCCCGCGACAAGCAACTGGGCGAGACGCTGGGCGCGATGGCTGCTGTCCGCGAGGAGCTGATGCGGCGGGGCATGGAGCTGGGGGAGTTCCCGGAGCGAGGAGAGAAGGCCGGCGACGTGCTGCGCGGGTTGGGGCGCGCGGGCCGCGACATGCTCTCTAGCACCTCGGTGAGCGGTGAGGCCCGGTACACGGAGCTTATGGCCATGCGTGGGCAGATGCCCCCGCCCTACCAGGCCGCCCTCGACGAAGTGCAGAAGGCGTTGATGGAGAGGCACTACTCGCCGGGAAGCCTCTCGGCGGGGGCCTTTGACTCTCTCACCTTCGGTGTGCCGGTGGGCTTCTACCACCTGGCGGTGGGGACGGGGCACGGGGCGTACTCGCTGGCGCAGGGCAAGTACGAGCAGGCCACGCGCGAGCTGGCGCCGGCCGCGCTGGCGGTGGCGGTGTACGCCGGCGGCAAGGGCGCTCGGGCCCTGGTGGAGTCGCGTGGCGGGCTGCGGCGCCTCCAGATGCCGGCGCTCGACGTGGCCGGCATGAAGGCGCTGATGGCGCGCCTGGAGGAGCAGCTCGGCATCACTGCCGCGCGCGATTTGTTGCGCTACCTCCAGGCGAGCCGTGAGGGCGCGCTGGTGGCCGCCGAGTGGGGGGAAGCGGGACTGCTGGCGCTCTACGAGGCGCGTGGAAACCCCGCGAAGGCGCAGGCGGTGCTGATGGAGGCGGCCAGTCGCGAGTCCGCTCAGGCCGTGGCCAGCAGGGGCTCCGCAGGGAAGCGGCCCGTCAACCTGGACCTCTTCGAGCAGAACGCCGAGGTGTCCGCCGCGGAGGCGCAGACGGCCAGCCGAGAGTCCTCCGGGGCTGCGGCGGCGAGAGGAGGCGCGAGTCGCGAGTCCGCGCAGCCCGCGGCTTCACGGGGCGCAAGCGGGAATCGGCACATCAACCTGGACCTCTTCGCGCAGGACGCCAAGGTCGGCGCAAAGGAGTCCGCGAGGGCCAAGCTGTTCCAGGCGGAGCTGGAGTCCTCGGGGCCCCGTCTCCCGAAGGACGTGAAGCTGCTGAAGGAGATGGCGCCCAAGCTGAACGAGCCACCTCCGGGAGTCGAGAAGGGGGCGCCGCTCTGGCAGGAGTACGTCGCCTACCGCAAGAGGCGGCTGAAGGAGATTCGGGACGGTGACGCCGTCAAGGGCCCCCTGAAGTGGGAGGGCTACGGGGGGATGCGCGCCTACTATGCTCGGGGCATGGCTTTCGAGAGGACCATGATCGCCATCCTGGAGGCGGACGCCGCGTTGCCCCGCGCACAGCGGCGCTGGCTCGGCGACTTCGAGCAGCCGCGCATCGAGACGCACGTCGGAGTCTCGAAGGTGGACCTCCGGTATGCCGACGTCCTCGTCATCGAGGAGCGCCCTCCAGCGGGCCAGTCGCCTCGGGTGGAGACGTTCAGCTTCAAGAGTCGAGACCTCAGCCCCCTGAAGTGGGATGAGTTGCAGGTGCGGGTAAATACGGATGCGAGCAACGCGATGAGGTACTACGGTGGGTCGCTAAGGATTTTGCGGGACGGAATGCGGCAACAGGCGGATGTTCAGAGGGTACGCCTTGTCTATGAAGGACAAGGACTTTTGCCGAAAGATCCGAAGTTGTTTACCGGTGCGGCAAAGATAGCAGAGCAGAAGATTAAGGGCGTGGAGGTAGAGTCTCAATGAAGCTATTGACACTGCATGACTTGAACAAAGTGGATAGCTTGAGCTTCACCATCGAGGGACGCTTCGACGCGACAGCAGGGGTAGAGCGCGCGTTGACGCCTCTATTCGATGCGCTTGAAAAGCATGCCGAAAGCTGGATGCCAACAATCGTCAAGTCTAAGCGGAAGCGACAGTATTCCCGAGAGGCCGTGTGGCGTGCGCTGGAGGAGCGGCGCGATGAGTATGGCTCAATCATTGGGCTGTACCGCTTGGAGAGTCCCGCGGTATCGCTGGGGCTCGACCTTGCTCTCGCGCAGGGCGAGTCCAGCTTTCACTCCCGTCTTGATGTGCAGCCGCTCCACTTCTTCTCTGGAGTGGACGCCTGTCGCACTCTTGTGAGCGTGGCCCGCGATTGGGCCACTCGGTACCCCGTGCCGTACGCATCGGCTCATAGCATCGCAGACGAGCAACTGGCTGGATCCCCTAGCTTTGGCCGTGACGACCGAGAGGCGCGAAGAGATGGGTTCGACAAGATTTATGAGTTGTTCTGGCTGAACATCTTCGGTCCGAAGTTGGTGGAGTCAGTAGGCCGAGAGCGGATGCTCTCGACTCCTGCGCATCTCGTGGAGGAACTTCCCAACGGTTCAGTCCTCCTGGTTCTGTGGCCCACTGCCGCCGAGTTCGCCAGCGAGGAAGCGCGCGTGGCTCAGGCCCGAGCCCATGTCCACCTGCGGCCGGACCTCGACTTCGACACGGTGCTATGCACGCTGAAAGAGCGCAGCGCCGCGCTCGTGCCGGTTGAGCCGCGCTTCCACCCTGACGTGGCGCCGTTCCTCTTGCGACTGTTGGACGAGGTCGCCATCAGCGAGCGGCAACGAAAAATTGCCGAGTTCAACGCCTTCCGGCCGCCTGTGCCGGATGAGTGGCTGCCGGTCGCCCTTTCGTCGGACGTGGCGAATCCGGAGCGCGTCCTCGAATCCTACGGAGACTTGTCCGAAGGTCTCGTGGCAGCGCTGCACACCAAGGTGCCCTCCATCATGGACGAGACGGCCGAGTCCCTCACGGACCTCGACCTCTTCTTCTGGAGGGAAGACTTCCCCAAACGGTACGAGCGGCACCTCATCGATGGACACACCGCACCGGCGCTCGGAGCCTACCTGGGGGACGTGCTGGTGCGGCGGCTGGGCGGAACGTGGGTGCTGCGGCAGAAGATGGAAGAGTCCCAGGTGCGGGTGGGCAAGCGCGTCTGGCTACCCTTCCTCCGCGCCCGCCGGTACATGCAGTCCTGCCAGTCGCTGCTGGACTACTCGCTCACGCAGTTCTTCCACGAGGTGGAGCGGTACCGGCCCTGATTGATGCGAAGGTGAGGGCGCCTGCATCCCTTGCAGTGGTTGCTGGCTGCTCGACCCAGTTGAGGTAATCAGGCAGGGTCGGAAATCTCACTTGGCCTTCGCTAACGCCTGGCAGTTGGCGCATCTCCACCCGAGATGCGCCCCCTTGAGGAATCAGGCCATAGAAGAGGTGGTCCAATTACCAACGATTACGAATCGGATTCACTCGGTCAAAGGCCCAGGTGAAGCTTGGCTGCCCCGATTAGACCTCTCCCAATCAAATGGCTGTCGCTGTTCGCCCTTTACCCATCTCTCAAAGATATGGACTGCTGACTCGCAGTGGAGATGTAGGCGCACAGTCTCGTTCTGCTGGGGAACTGCGTCTTCGGGAGCCTTCGTGTCGGTAGTGCTATTTGCTTTTGGGTTGATGAGGATGGTGCGTACCATGCCTGGTTGGAACGCGTGCCCGAATACTCTGTATGTTGGCTCGGAGAAGTACTCCAAGTCCTGATATGTATTGAGGCTTTCGAGAAAGCCGTTCAGGTCATCGGGAGGGATGAACACCTGAAGAGGCTCCTTCGGCGGTGTTTTTACCGCACCATACTGAATGGCCACCGCTAGGAGTTCTGCGTCTTCTGGGGCTAAGGCATCTGCCCCTTGCGGAATTCTAATGTCGGTGCCGAACTCACGATTGATCACGGAGAGCCAATCGAGGAGTTTTGCAACTGGAGGCTCCTCGGCAGACTTGTCGGTGGGAGAGGGCTCCATCCGCATTATGAGGGCTCCGGTCTTGATGCTGTACACCTTAAGGATTCCGCCAGAGCGCTTCAGCGCCAGAATAAAATCAAGCGTCCTGCGCGCATCTTGGGCGGGGGCAGTGTGAAGCTTATATTCTGCATGCAACTGGGCTTGACCGGAGGCCATGTCGCCGTGAACGAGCACGGAGCCCGCCAAGGCCCCCCCTTCGAATAGGTAGCGTCCGATTTTTTGATCCTGCCTTTGCTCGATCATTGGGACGCTTGAGATGGTTAGCGTGTTGCCATCTGGCTTCGTCAGTTCCAGGCGAACATCGGCCTTCCGGCGCTCTTTTTTGGGGGGCCGAATGACTGGGGGTGGTTGGTTTTGGTTGCCCGCGATTCGTTGCTCAAAGGCGATGGAATAGGTTGCTCGCTGGGGTTTGTATTCGGCGTCGGAGCTCGCTACCGCTGTCATGGTTCCAGTGGGGCGTGAGTCTGCGGGTAGCCCTTCAATCGGAGGAAGCAGTGAGGGAAAGTGCCTTCCGTCCCGAGCATCGGGAGCGCACCATACAAGGGACGTGTTGACGCAGGAGAATCGAACGATGAGTTGTGCAGTTGGTAGTTGACTGGATGCTTTCTTTTGCCAGCACTCAAGAACTGTTGCTGAGTATCCGGTTGGGATGAAGAACTCGAAGTATTCAGTGGGGGAGAAGCTGGTTTTCCCGAGAATGAAGTCTCGAATGAACGAATGCTTCTGTCGCTCTGCGGCCTCCAGTGACAGCCAGGTGGACCGCAAGATTGACTTGATTGCATCCACGGGGCGATAGGGCGGCGCATACATGCTGAGGGTTGCTGTTTTGCTCGCTTCGGACACCTTGAATTCCAAGGTGGTGTCGCTGCCGCTCAGCACGACTGGTAGTGGTCCGTCAAACTGACCTCCGCCGATATGTGAATCTCCTCCCGGGTGCCTCAGCTTTGCGGTGCCCGCTCGTCCCCTGACGCGACCAACGGCGCGCTGTGGATGGAACATGCTCGCCAGTTGGTTGTCGTGTGTCTCGCCGTACCCTCCATTGCATGCGTCGCATTCTTCATACGAGAAGAGGTGTCGATTTCCGAAGGCTGCAGGAATGAGGTGCGCCTCTTTGCTGAATTTGGTTTCGCCTTCCGTTTTGTTGCAAAGTGCGCACCTCTTGTTGTCGCGCGAGCCTAGGGATTCGCGAGGTGGATTGTCGCCTCTTAGGTTGCAGGCGCGGAAAACGAGCTGGTCGTAGTGGTCGGCGAAGGCCTCATGTCCGCTCTTCCATCTCGGGTCAAAGGGCTGGAAAAAACCGCTATCTGGCATGAATTGCTCCTGCGGACGTTCCTGTTGGCTGATGTGCAGCTTCTCTTGCAGTTCTTGAGATGTGGTCTGCAGCTCAGCATTGGAGATGGCTTCCAAACTCGTATGTAATTTTAAATGAATGTATGGGCTTCATTCGGCGAGCTGTCCTTGACGCGAGGGGTTCCTCATTCTTCATCGATATCAGGGCACTCGCGAGCCTCAACGGCACCGCTGCGGCCTACGCGAAAGAGCTGGAATTTTGATTTCTTCGACACGGAGAGTGGGTATGTTTTCGCTGCGAGGAAGTGCGCTCCTCCCTCAAAGATGAGACGGCCGCTAACCACCCACGTTCGGGTTTCGGGAGTTAGGGCAAAGCCATCAAGTGTTGTGAGCTGCTTGAATGCTGCTCCGTCCGGAGTGATGGAGAGAAGCTCAGGAGCTTGCCTGCTGCTGAAGCCTGAGCCGACGGTGCGATTGGTGAGCACGGAGAAGTTCTCGCCAGCCCACACGACCCACGGCTTTGTAGTGACAGCTAGGCTGTTTGTCAGGACTCGAGGGGGGACTCGCTCTCTCCCGCGGACGTCGTACTCAAGCCAGACGAGTTCATCGGAATGGCCAATCGCGACACCGAACCTGTCAGGGCCGGCGGCGAGATAGGGGGCGTGGCCGTCGGTCATGCCATCTTCAGTGAGAGGTGGCATCGATAGCTTGGCTGTCTTCGCGAGGCGCATCTTCTTGGTATCGACGAAATAGAGGACGTAGCTGCTTCTGCCGAACTGCGCAGCAACGGCCAGGACATCCCCAATCACTGCGGCGCTAGGGTGTCCGCGCATCGATCCGTCTGGAGACCGGCCCAGGGAAATCTCCCGCTGCTTACCGCCGTCTCCAAGATTCTCTACTACGAGCCGCAGGCTGCGACCGAAGTCGTTGGACTTGATCGATACGACCAATGGTGACGCGCCAAGGCTCGTCACATCGCAGTCGAGGCACGAGCGAACCCGTTCGACAATCGTCCGTGTCCACCATGTTGGAGTCAGTGCGGGGGGGCCGACGACTCGGTGGCGCCCGTGGTTCATGAGGTGGCGAGGACAGTCGACCCACGTGCCTTCTTCTCCAGCGGCTATTGATGCCACGGGGCTCAGAGAGA
Proteins encoded in this window:
- a CDS encoding HNH endonuclease, which encodes MEAISNAELQTTSQELQEKLHISQQERPQEQFMPDSGFFQPFDPRWKSGHEAFADHYDQLVFRACNLRGDNPPRESLGSRDNKRCALCNKTEGETKFSKEAHLIPAAFGNRHLFSYEECDACNGGYGETHDNQLASMFHPQRAVGRVRGRAGTAKLRHPGGDSHIGGGQFDGPLPVVLSGSDTTLEFKVSEASKTATLSMYAPPYRPVDAIKSILRSTWLSLEAAERQKHSFIRDFILGKTSFSPTEYFEFFIPTGYSATVLECWQKKASSQLPTAQLIVRFSCVNTSLVWCAPDARDGRHFPSLLPPIEGLPADSRPTGTMTAVASSDAEYKPQRATYSIAFEQRIAGNQNQPPPVIRPPKKERRKADVRLELTKPDGNTLTISSVPMIEQRQDQKIGRYLFEGGALAGSVLVHGDMASGQAQLHAEYKLHTAPAQDARRTLDFILALKRSGGILKVYSIKTGALIMRMEPSPTDKSAEEPPVAKLLDWLSVINREFGTDIRIPQGADALAPEDAELLAVAIQYGAVKTPPKEPLQVFIPPDDLNGFLESLNTYQDLEYFSEPTYRVFGHAFQPGMVRTILINPKANSTTDTKAPEDAVPQQNETVRLHLHCESAVHIFERWVKGEQRQPFDWERSNRGSQASPGPLTE